Genomic DNA from Manihot esculenta cultivar AM560-2 chromosome 15, M.esculenta_v8, whole genome shotgun sequence:
TCAGAATACTGCTAGTGCTAGGAACTATCTTGCTATTTTCCACTCCTAATGCCAAAAGATGaactatgttttttttttttaaaaaaaaaaaaaaattatgtacatTCTTGGAATAAGACACGTCTAACAAGTTACTATCTTTTGAAACTATTTTTAGATATTGAATCCTATTCTCTATACAGGCTGCtgattaaaaagaaaaggttTGTCAGCATCTGACAATTATAGCTATGAGGTGACATTAAGTTAGTGAAGAATTTTCTGTTGTAAGCTGTTTCTGTGATGTTGTGGAGATGAAATGTGATATAACTTTTCATACGGGACAGCTTTAGGATACAAGTTGAGGGCAGGGTTAAAACTTCGTAACTTTTTGCTACAACAGGTAGCATTCTGCTTCTTTATGTAATTAGACTATGAATCTCCACGAACCAGAGCAAATAGACCAAAAAAGTTACGTATGTCAAAGCATGATTACCCTTTAGTCAAACTTATACTTTAATTTCCAAAAGAATTATATTCATTCATTCCTCCTTCAGATGGCTTAGCTGATGGTGGTCATAATGTGTCTGATCATTGCTTGCTTTCATCAAAATATGATGGGATTTTTTTCGTCAAATCTTTCTTTTATTGACTTATCAGTGGGGGAGTAAAAATGGCCATCTAGAGTTGCTTCAAGATTTGTTGTTCATTTTTGTGCTTTGCTTTGCTTGTGGGGAGTCCACTGTAATCTCAATGCCATATATTTGTCCTTTGGAAGTTTAATCTGTACTTTTTATTGCATGCAGTTTGTTTCAGTATTTTCGTTGCTGTCCTGATTGTGCAGCAGATATCTGTAGTAGCTTTgtgattgatttattttatgtttGTTATGCTTCAGAAATACTGGTTGCTACATTTACATTTTTCTGCAAAACTTTCTTATCTCCTTTAACCATCTTCCAGTTATACTTCAATGTGAAAACTTTCTTATGATTATGAGAACAAGTTGATTATCCGAGACTGTTATATTTACTTCGCAATGCCATTGCTTTAGGTTTACAGTAGATTATTATTTTCCAATGTTGCAGACAATTATTTTCACACTCAACTATGGAAACCAGGTCTTCATTGGAGTGGTTTGTGAGAAAAGTGCAAGATAGAATCATTCTGTGCACCATGAGACGTGTGGTGGTGAAGCATGCAAATAAATCAAGGTAGCCTTCCATGTTTAAGGCCAACTTTTCAAGTGTTGACTTTCTGAAGTTGACACTGATCTATGTGATATGAACAGAATAAATTGATGCAGAATCCCAGATACATGATAATCTATGTGGAAAAATGTGATTAGCTTTCAAAATAGCGCTTCTATTCTGAATTTGCAGATTCTAGAATAACTTATTTCCTAATGCAGGCACTCCTTTGAGTACGTGGATAGGGATGAGACAATTGTTGCTCATTTGGTTGGGGGAATTGATGCATTCATAAAGCTAAGTCAAGGTTGGCCCATAGCAAAATCTCCATTGAAGGTTTTGTCCCTCAAAAGCTCAGATCATCATTCAAAAGAAATCTCATTAAGCTTTCTTTGCAAAGTTGAGGTGCGCATTCATATCTACTGTCTTGCTTTTGGATAAACTGAAATGGTAtcccatgtttttttttttttttaattataaataggtGCCTTGGAATATATAGTTTTCCAAGTCTTAGTGAAAATAATGAACCTCCAGTCAATATGTTCTATTGGCGTATCTATGCTTTAAGAAAATCATTTAGATTAAGGGGCATAAGTCAGTTGTCGCTTGTCAAGGTGGGAGTTATATATGTGGGTGGAGGATTTTTCAAATCATTCGGCTAAGATTCTTTAATTAATGCAGATGAAACTGTGATGTGTAACTTGGAAAttagtattatttaaattattgtgaGAGAGTTTTAAATCTAGTCCAGTGAATTTACATTGTATAATCATGAATAAAAACATCAGGTTGACATTGAAGACCACAGATTTTGCTCAATTCATTGACATTTTGACCTGGTGATGGAGATAGTTTATACCatgtatttttcattttctttgaaAATATTGGTAGCTAATTGTCTTGCAGCTAGTCTAATTTACATTGATAGGAAGTCTTGTTACTGTGAGAACAACCTTATGTGTGCAGGCACATCTAATCACATTAGGCTCATTTAAGTGATTATGCTTCGTATTATCTTGAGTTCTTAATAAAGAGATATAAGAAATACCAATAAATGAATCTTAAAAGCATGATAAGAGAAACTTTCAGTGGCGATGTATGCATGTCTGCAGTTAACATTCCCATAAGTATTTTTGTTGGAATGTCTTGAAAAATGCTTGTAACAAGGTACATATATGATGGTTTACGTATTAACCTTTCCTCTCCTTCGGTTATGTAATTGCATTTCATTAGGAAGTGGTGAACTACTTGGACATAGACGTGCAGCTAAACTTGTTGACCTTTGTGGAAGCTATCGAAAAAATACTTGTCGAACAAATGCGCATAGAACTGCATTCTGACAGCACTTCTAAAATATGACTATAGCTGCTCTATAGACCGCCATGGGCAATTATAGTTCAGATTGTATGGCAGTTGGTCGAGTTTAACAcgattatgtatatattttttgaaaatgttATCCTGCTTCAGATTACTTTGTGATGTAGCAGAATGACACCCTGACAGCACCATTTTGATtgggattttattttaaatatcacAGTTCATTTGAATTGAAATAGTATTAATTTTGTTGATGTTGTTATTGATGATGATTTGTCAGAATCTGGCATAAGGAACCCTGACAGTTAAaaaggttttgcttgcttgcaCGAAACCTGCGACATTAGCCGGTTCTTATTAAAGAATCCTTGCCCCTGCTTCAAATTTACTGTTTTGATTGTTGAGACATGGAAATTAATGATATATTATGGATATCATTATGGATTGTGTATCATATTTTatggattattttattttttttatttttattagaaatataaatatgaaatatttttccaAGTGTAATTTGAAAATTTCACAGCAGTGGATGAATTACGTTAaatcttcattttattttttaaaataaaaatgataattttttttttctttttacatgAAATTTTGGATCCATTATGGAAAATTCAACTGAACTCACAATTCAACGTTGCAATAACTCACAATACTTGTTTATTCGTACCGAAAGCCGACTAAATTCACagtttaaaattttgtaataaCGTAAAGAAAATTGTACTCGCAAGATATATATGTGTCGGAAGTAGGGTTTCAACCGACGGataatgtgatttttttttaaaagcatcaaatcCTCGAAATTTGAATCTacctttttttataatatttactaATTTTGTGGgtgttgttttttttattattattattatttactattaattttaatacatttaaattcaaaatttcttaCATCTAAAAATTACAATCAATATGATTTGGATTAtgcatttttaattttcttaatttataattaaaataagaagTTGATTGTAGCACCTAGCACAATTTCTCCAATGGGCATTTAGGGCCAAATTTTCTCAAGTTAGGTTTACGTCTTTTATTCTTAGATCATAGATTTGGACCAAATGCTATAAACATCATGCCTAAAGACTATACATattataactaataaaaaatagtgTGACGTATTGACATTGTGGGATCAACTTCCAACAACTGCCCTTAATTTTCAATTGAGCAAATTGGTGTAGATTTCTCTGACCATGCCCACCTATATAGCCAATGACAGTATAACAAGTGTAAATCGAatccaaattaaattattattgaaatattATTACACAGGGAAGGTTGCTGGACCTTGCTTTATTGATGAACCTTCCATTGAAGTAGTACTCATTGAAGCAACTTTCCACCTCCTAATCTTTGTAAGATATATTATTTTCCTTGCTAATCACtgttatgaaaatttaaaaaattgttttcTTATGTGATTACCTCTGCAACCTAATTTCAATACTGAAGATCTTGTGTAGTGCGTTATTTAAACAAGGGCTTGATTAAAGGAAACTTTTAAATATTgtcaataattatttattacccTAGAATTTAGAACCATGCTTATATTATATTTCACAAATTTTCTTACAACATAATTTCATCTGGTGAAGTTTTTTTGTGAAGCCAAATCAGGCTACCGGCACTGTCCTACTCCAAGAGGCTTCTTgtggttcatcttcattttctCCTGTAAGCTCTTCCAGGGACTTTCCTTTCGATTCTGGAACCAATAAAGTGAACAAGATTCCAAAGAAGTTGATCACACCGAGCACAATAAGTGAATTTTTCACTCCAATACCTGTTGGGTAGCCAGCATCAGTCTTTGCCGGATCTGTGCTCTGTGCAGCATACAGGAACCCAAAAGAACCGACAATAGCCCCGGCCTTTCCACAAGCTGCAGATATTCCATGGCAGGTTGACCTTAGCCTTGCAGGGAAAATCTCTGCTGGAACAACAAATGTGGTGGCATTTGGTCCAAAATTGGCGAAGAAAAATGTCAGTGAGTACATGATCAGAAACCCAATTCTGTTATCCCTCAATGTCCAATGATGGTAAGGTATTGCCAGAGCAAACATAAATACAGTCATGAAGAAGAAACCCATCACTTGGATGAAAAATCTCCCTATACGATCAATGAGAGCCACTGTGAACCAATATCCAGGAACTGTGCCACACAAGGCGATAAGTGTTTGTGCTCTGGCAATCACATATACTTCATGAATTGCATTCATGGTCTGTGCAGGTGGAATCCAACCGATTGCGCTAAAGATATCCTTCTGGAAAAGATTTGAACTGTAATAAGCTATGTCTAGTAAGAACCAGCACACGGTGGTTCCAAGCAAGTGAACCCCATGTCTGCGAGCAAATTCCTTACTAAAAAGTCCAAATGAATTGGATGGGTCCTGAGATATCTGCTCTATCTTGTGCTCTTCTGCTTCAAGCTCAACCTGCAGTACTCTAGACATGTCTGAAGCTGCTTGCTTCGCGTTCTTCGCAACGAGAGCTGTGTAACGAGCTGTCTCAGGCATCTTCATTCGCCAGTAGTAAGTCATAGCTGCTGGTACGGCTCCAAACATCAAAATGATTCGCCAAATATAGTCTGCTTCCGGCACTGTTGAGCCTAACGGATCAACTTCATAAGTAGGGGCACTGTAGGCATGATCAAAGGAAGCAGACACAATCAGAGCAACGATCCCACCAGCTAGAATCCCAAATCCTTGCATTGCAAACACTGCGGCGATAAATGCCCCACGAGTCTTTTTATTAGCATATTCAGACATGATTGTTGCAGAGAGAGGGTAGTCACCTCCAATGCCAAAACCAAGCCAAAATCTGAAGAAACAAAGTGTGGCTATAACACCCTTTGCAGAATGTCCAAATGAAAGTCCTGAGGCAACAGAACAGACCACCATAAGCATGAGGGTCATTCCATACACTTTTTTCCTGCCTAATTTGTCACCAAGCCATCCAAAGAAGAGCTGGCCTGCTAAAGTACCACAAAACGCCACACCATTAACTGCAGCTGCAACGTTGGGAGGCAGCGTGCCTGGCTTTGGAGCCCCATCGACATGATAATATATGCGGCCAAGTAATTTAGTAACTAGTGAAATGGAGAATAGATCGTATGCATCTGTGAAGAAACCCATTCCAGCAATTATGATTGCAGTGAAATGATACCATTGTGTCTTTGCCACATCAAGTGCATTAAGCACTCCCAGCTGGTTCCTAGCCATGGCTAGATAGAGTTTCACAATTAATTCTTGTGCTGGCCGTCTTCTTCTCCCAGCCCAACTACTGCAAAATAAGACATAGAAAGATATGAGTGATCACATGATCTTGTTGATCATGGTCAATTTGTTACTTGATGAACCTGTGATGAATAGCTTTTtgtaaaacaagaaatcaaaatTCTAGAAAAGGTGTACCTACTATTCaccaaataaaatcataaattgCTACCAttcaatgattttttatttctttccttttttttttttatcaatgatCTTTCTGAAATCCAAAAAGAGAATTCTGCATGCATGGATTTATTTGGTTAAAAAGGAAAGGACAGATTGTCATCATAAAGTACACCAATTTATTAGTGTCCTCCATTCATAACattacttttcctttttttttccaggaaaaaaaaaaagaaacttttcCCAGAATGTTCTTAAAAAGCAAGCAAAGCAGCACTAACAAGGAGCTGCCTAACTAGCAAAATGAATTGTCCTGGGTAGCAAGGAACTGACAAGTATCATTTGGGAAGCAAACAGTAGTAGTGGACTAGTAACTATATCAAACACTTGTTATGCAAGAGAGAGGCTTACCTCCTGAATTGAAGAAAGAGGAGAGATAGAGAAGCAGAATAGTTGGGTGAATAAAGGTGATGGATATCTCCTATTTATGTGAAGAGCCCATAATTGTCTCTGGCATCTAATGGGGATATCATAAAGCATATGCCTGTCTGAAGTCCTCTCTCTAATATAGTAATATGAAGTCAATGGCTTTGATGTTTCTTTGCTTCTTCGATCTCTAACATTAATGGCGTCCCACCATCTTAAACTAGCTCATCATCAATATGAATGTAATTTTCACTTACGTGGATAAGTGGGATTCTTTAATGAAATAGTCATCACCTTAACTAAACTACACGACTAAGAAAAAAGTATTAagcatttatttaattaaaatgtttttactatttgTTCAAAAAATATTCGTTAATTcatcttattattttaaaaatattaaaatatctctatatctcacaaaatctattaaataatcctttcataaattttaaccaataaaaaaaaataaaaatgctcTAGAtcatagaaattaattaataaattttttataaataaattaattaataaatttttttaaagtaaatgtactaaataataaaataattaacgaattaaaattaataaatatattaactcgtagactttaaaatattaagatcattttattatattttctaaaattgaagggtaaattaatgaaatatagaaactaaataataatttttttaattaataataaattataatttagttcgGGCATTCTAAATATTAATTCTTATACTTTTTAGAAAACAactatttattctttataattttcaaaaccaacttataaatttatttattcactactatagtttaaatatatatatataaaaaattagtccttaaaataagaaataatttattgattttttaaaaaaatatagatcactaaataattagttttagaaaatattaaaactaatgtgtagggttttattaAACTGCAACagctaaaatataaaattatcctTTAATTGCATTAGAAGTCCATTATGTGTTATtcatgttaataaaaaaaaaaaattcatgatcATTGCTTCAGCAGTAACACTTTCAAACTTTTAGAGTTTGAATTagcaattattaattattctccATTTATGAACTCTTGATATCatcttcagatttttttttaaaactaaaacatAGTCAAATTAAATGAttcagttgattttttttttaaattaattattccaTTGAATTGCCTAACAATTAAAATACatttttaaaggaaaaaggAGGATTCAAGATTTGCATAATGATGACGGACTACATGATGTAAAACTATTATGATATGAAtctatttattattcaaatcaaattaaaatattaatttcgcTCACAAGTTTAATTCACGATACGTGTGTTTGAATAAATAGgagaaatttcaaattttactctttaatctttaatttttattttaaaaaaaataaaataccaaataataataactttttaaattaaaataaaaaaaaatgaaattaatttagattattGTCATAAACATCGGCTCGGCGCAATGGTGTTCAATGAACCAGCTAGCCGAGCTGATTTTTTTAGTGAATTGATGCTTGCATCGAtagccctttttttttttttttgccagaaAACGACAGCCCGTTTGACTTGAAGATATTGACactttaacatttaaaatattgaaagtaagaaaaaattagtaatattatttaaatttgaacttttataatatttcgtgtaaaatttaaaaaatattaatgacaTTAACCTAATAACTATTTGaagtttaattttaacaataaattaatCAGATTTTATTCTTCGCCCTTCACTCAAATTTGGAGGACTTTTCTGAGTTTGCGTTATTATTTCGGATTGTAAAGATATTCTGCTTTTTTGTCCAAATATTTCATTATGCTGGATTAGACGTAGTGCGAATAAGGCCGCTCATCTGTTAGAAAGACAGTCTATTCGTTTTGATCGTTTTAAACTCTGAGTTGATATGTTTGAATATCTGTTTGAGCATTATAGttcaagataataatatttattttcttgacttaaaaaaaaaattttaattactaaatttatttatttagagtgttaaatataattaaattgccAATTGCCTTCTAGTTTGATGGTTACGAGCATCACGTTTAATCTTCCTCAGGTTTGTGCCTTCCCTTCTTAAATATAATATGATTTCTTCTATACCTATCATGCCGTTTTAATTTTAGGacgattttttttaagaatttaaattaaaattaaaagttaacttttaaaattaaaattaaattttaatataattttggtatgattttatgtatttttaattttaatttaattttaatatcggttcttttttattctaatttttatacaattttttacttttataataaaatttaaatttaaacgaaataattaaataatattaatattaattatttatattaaattaacagATTTtctaattgtaattttaaaataatattaaatattcacaatattatataatatttttatttaaaatatataaacactaaataatcaaacataatataaattttttatttataatttttaaactcttaaaaaaaatatttcaatagagttttcaaaaattttgttgcaatattttcataaaaaataaattctatctaaataagtttttattttttctatgatATATTATAAtggtatttaattttatttctttttataataaatttatataatttaaagtaAAACTATATAGtatctaaaattatatagtttaatttaatattttttttaaatagtcacaattattttattttaatttatttttaattttatcaaattatattttattattatataatttaattaataattatatagatataataataataataactattacaattatatatatgtaattaattttaataatttgtattctattaatataaattttattaatataaaaatagtgtataatataatctataataaaatataattaaggaactaaattagttaaatcatattctttttttttaatggtaattaaatcatattcttataaacctttaaaaattaattagtgattaaaatatttaacaattatatatacatattgttattaataacaattataagtatatatacagcatgtcattttatatataattattttaataatttatattttattaatataattttattaatattaaaatagtgtgtatatatactctatttaaataaaataaattttagttaattaattaaattatattgttataaatatttaataattaattaataaataaaagatataataattttatattattattttttatatatatatataatttatattctcATAGTATAATTCTATCAATGTATATATTatgtatatttaatttatttaaatagaataaattataatcaactaactaaattaactaaataaaatagtaaaaattatttaataattaaacaatataattttattaaaattatataatatataaaatatttaaatataattagtttgaaaaaaaataaaataaaaataaaaatttaaatcaaataactaaataaatttaatataattcaatttctataccatcaattttttttttaatttcaattcgattcaatataatttttcaaCTTGATTCAACGCCTCCGACAACCTGCATACCTATTCaatataattctttttaattttaaaatttacctatcatatatatatatatatattatctttcAAAATAAGATAAAACAAAGGCCCTTCTTACCCAATCTCCAGGCCCAAGCCCATTAAAACAATCAATCCTAAACCTAGATGCAGGGAAACTCACCACCGTTTCCCCCAAAACCAAACGAAGCCGAACACAGCAAGAGCAGCCAGCTCTTGCGCGATCattgctttgttttttttttttcttctttttttggcTGGAAAATGAAGGAGTATAATGGATAATGGATAATGGATAAATTAGCCCATTGCCTACAATTTAGCAAAAACGATATAAGCTTTCAAGGCCCCCCTAAAAAAAACCAATAAAAGAAGCCTAAACTCTAGATACCAAATAAGACTGGAAATTGACCTATAGAAGGAGACCCATTTGGAAGCGAAGCAGTCTCCTGACTTTATAAACGCCAACGACAGCATACAAGTTCAGGTGGTTATTGCCGGAAAAACTCCTATGTGGTAACCCTGACaccataaacaaataaattgaAGTTCAAGGAGAAGAAACGAAAATATAAATAAGCTTCACAAACCCATATCCAGTATCAAAGCGAGCCAAGGACCACTAGATGAAAGGGACCTGCAACAAGCAAAGAAGACACTTAATGCTTCTCGCATATTATTTTATGCACTTGAATTATCACTTTGAGATGCTACATTAAATTAATGTtgctatataaaatttataactttattaaaaaataaacggttaataatttaaatttaatttaaaaataaatttaattaaactcaTATGCTTTTACTCTATTGTTAAATaagttcaattcaattttttttttatcaggtAAATCCCTATATCTTAGCTAATGATTAAATAAGTCCAtacttcaattttattttttaataataaaatattttttataataaaatttcattttatgattttaaaaattattactattttatgtatttttttaaaaaaaattataatacttaaaatactaaatttttatgttttaaaattatatataaaaaatattttattattaaaaataatattatattaaattagaatttattaaaagtaaaaatttaattgatagaAAATTAAATTGGACTTATTTAGTTATTAAGTAAGGTGAGCAAAGTAAAgagatttaattgaattttattttattttaattttcatataagaTATGACTATTTAATAATTGTGTGGATTTAATGGAtggttttaaattatataagattTTATTGTAACACTAAATTATTAGTGTATGATCTGATTTCACGAGAGCATCCAATAATTTGGGCCTTTTCCATTTgcgtcattttattttattttctgcttCTTTTTATCGCCATTATCACTGGGTGCATTTACAGTTTGCCGTTTATCTATTAAAGATAATTCTTCTTATCTATTAAAGATGCTAGAAAATCAGCACCAGAAACTCGCAAGTAAACAAACAGAGCTATGATTGCATAAAAGGCGGTTGATTCCTGACCAAGCATCAAAATATAacttaggaaaaaaaaaagcatcaaAATATAACATGTAAATACTCTGCAGCTCCAGGGGACAACCCAGGCCTCATACGTTTCAGATGCGTATTTATCATATCTGATCCTCAGTTTTCGAGCTTCAAGGA
This window encodes:
- the LOC110601260 gene encoding inorganic phosphate transporter 1-4 is translated as MARNQLGVLNALDVAKTQWYHFTAIIIAGMGFFTDAYDLFSISLVTKLLGRIYYHVDGAPKPGTLPPNVAAAVNGVAFCGTLAGQLFFGWLGDKLGRKKVYGMTLMLMVVCSVASGLSFGHSAKGVIATLCFFRFWLGFGIGGDYPLSATIMSEYANKKTRGAFIAAVFAMQGFGILAGGIVALIVSASFDHAYSAPTYEVDPLGSTVPEADYIWRIILMFGAVPAAMTYYWRMKMPETARYTALVAKNAKQAASDMSRVLQVELEAEEHKIEQISQDPSNSFGLFSKEFARRHGVHLLGTTVCWFLLDIAYYSSNLFQKDIFSAIGWIPPAQTMNAIHEVYVIARAQTLIALCGTVPGYWFTVALIDRIGRFFIQVMGFFFMTVFMFALAIPYHHWTLRDNRIGFLIMYSLTFFFANFGPNATTFVVPAEIFPARLRSTCHGISAACGKAGAIVGSFGFLYAAQSTDPAKTDAGYPTGIGVKNSLIVLGVINFFGILFTLLVPESKGKSLEELTGENEDEPQEASWSRTVPVA